A stretch of Natronobacterium texcoconense DNA encodes these proteins:
- a CDS encoding glutamate--cysteine ligase encodes MERGSPDSFTRMGTLGIEEECFVVDERGRPTSGTDELVYEHEPPEILEDRLDHELFKFVIETQTPLIEDPGNARDALGEIRQALLDHAHEHGFEIAAAGLHPLAKWRELEHAEKPRYRSQLDRIQYPQHRNTTAGLHVHVGVDDADKAVWIANELRWYVPIMLALSANSPFWNGYDTGLESARAKIFEGLPNTGMPTYFEDYEAFDRFERRMLETESINDRGELWYDVRPHTAHGTVEIRTPDGQADPDVVMAFVEYSHALVEALAEEYEDGAPGYGREHRRELLDEHKWRAIRHGHDAHLLDREMDGTVDLGELVDRECERLGIDGIKDVYERESGAERQRRLLEEQGPDALCESLLLEAK; translated from the coding sequence ATGGAACGCGGGTCGCCGGATTCGTTCACGCGTATGGGTACGCTGGGGATCGAAGAGGAGTGTTTCGTCGTCGACGAGCGTGGCCGTCCCACGAGCGGCACCGACGAACTCGTCTACGAACACGAGCCGCCGGAGATTCTCGAGGACCGACTCGACCACGAACTGTTCAAGTTCGTTATCGAGACCCAGACGCCGTTGATCGAAGACCCCGGCAACGCTCGCGACGCGTTAGGAGAGATCCGACAGGCCCTGCTCGATCACGCCCACGAGCACGGCTTCGAGATCGCTGCTGCCGGACTCCACCCGCTCGCGAAGTGGCGAGAACTCGAGCACGCCGAGAAACCACGCTACAGGTCGCAACTCGACCGGATCCAGTACCCACAGCATCGGAACACGACCGCCGGTCTCCACGTCCACGTCGGCGTCGACGACGCAGACAAGGCCGTCTGGATCGCAAACGAGTTGCGGTGGTACGTCCCGATTATGCTCGCACTCTCCGCGAATTCGCCGTTCTGGAACGGGTACGACACCGGACTCGAGTCCGCCCGCGCGAAGATTTTCGAGGGACTCCCGAACACCGGGATGCCGACGTACTTCGAGGATTACGAGGCGTTCGACCGGTTCGAACGCCGGATGCTCGAGACGGAGTCGATCAACGACCGCGGGGAACTCTGGTACGACGTCCGCCCCCACACCGCCCACGGGACCGTCGAGATCCGGACGCCGGACGGCCAGGCCGACCCCGACGTCGTGATGGCGTTCGTCGAGTACTCCCACGCGCTCGTCGAGGCATTGGCCGAGGAGTACGAGGACGGCGCGCCGGGGTACGGACGAGAACACAGGCGCGAACTGCTCGACGAGCACAAGTGGCGAGCGATCCGACACGGCCACGACGCACACCTCCTCGACCGCGAGATGGACGGAACCGTCGACCTCGGCGAACTCGTCGACCGCGAGTGCGAACGCCTGGGGATCGACGGGATCAAAGACGTCTACGAACGCGAAAGCGGCGCCGAGCGACAGCGACGTCTGCTCGAGGAGCAGGGGCCGGACGCGCTGTGCGAGTCGCTGTTGCTCGAAGCAAAATAG
- a CDS encoding outer membrane protein assembly factor BamB family protein, translated as MRDERDRRGFLRAAAVVGTVGLAGCMSDSDEGPNPDDESPDLSIEESDDAPDSWPSFQFDAANTGYTAAAGPTDGVETRWTFPTDGPVYSSPAVVDETVYVGSNDGGIYAIDAESGDEEWAVQTGDGVSSSPAVVDGTVYAGSHDGTVYALSTDSGDEEWTYQTGEIVASSPTVVDGTVYVGSNDDNLYALEAESGDEEWTFEAGGSIQRAPAVADDTVYAGSTDGFLYAVDADSGDEEWTFETDDWIQSRPTVADGVVYVGSNDDTVYAIEADSGDLHWQFVTEGSVSSSPAVVDDVVFVGSFDNRIYALSAAAGDPEDDRAPRPEHFYWYHTGFGEIRSSPAVARDTLYVGNESGALTALEAETGEIRWQFNVENWVASSPAVVDGTIYVGSGDGSVYALEEA; from the coding sequence ATGAGAGACGAACGCGATCGGCGCGGATTCTTGCGGGCGGCCGCTGTCGTCGGCACTGTCGGGTTAGCCGGCTGTATGTCGGACTCCGACGAGGGGCCGAACCCCGACGACGAATCCCCGGACCTCTCGATCGAAGAGTCCGACGACGCGCCCGACTCGTGGCCGTCGTTCCAGTTCGACGCCGCAAACACCGGCTACACGGCAGCCGCCGGTCCCACGGACGGCGTCGAGACGCGCTGGACGTTCCCGACCGACGGGCCCGTTTACAGTAGCCCTGCGGTCGTCGACGAGACGGTCTACGTCGGCAGCAACGACGGTGGGATCTACGCGATCGACGCCGAAAGCGGCGACGAGGAGTGGGCGGTTCAGACCGGCGACGGCGTCTCGAGCAGCCCTGCGGTCGTCGACGGCACGGTCTACGCCGGCAGCCACGATGGGACTGTCTACGCCCTTTCGACCGACTCCGGCGACGAGGAGTGGACCTACCAGACGGGCGAGATAGTCGCGAGCAGTCCCACGGTCGTCGACGGGACGGTCTACGTCGGCAGCAACGACGATAACCTCTACGCGCTCGAGGCCGAGAGCGGCGACGAGGAGTGGACGTTCGAGGCCGGCGGTTCGATACAGCGTGCGCCCGCCGTCGCCGACGACACGGTCTACGCCGGAAGTACCGACGGCTTTCTCTACGCGGTCGATGCTGACTCCGGCGACGAGGAGTGGACGTTCGAGACTGACGACTGGATCCAGAGCCGTCCGACGGTCGCTGACGGCGTCGTCTACGTCGGGAGCAACGACGACACCGTCTACGCGATAGAGGCGGACTCCGGCGATCTCCACTGGCAGTTCGTGACCGAGGGATCGGTCTCGAGTTCGCCGGCGGTCGTCGACGACGTCGTCTTCGTCGGAAGTTTCGACAACCGGATCTACGCTCTCTCGGCCGCTGCCGGCGACCCCGAGGACGACCGGGCCCCGCGACCGGAACATTTCTACTGGTACCACACCGGCTTCGGCGAGATTCGAAGCAGCCCCGCCGTCGCCAGGGACACCCTCTACGTGGGCAACGAGAGCGGCGCCCTCACCGCACTCGAGGCCGAAACTGGGGAGATACGCTGGCAGTTCAACGTCGAAAACTGGGTCGCGAGTTCGCCGGCAGTCGTCGACGGCACGATCTACGTGGGAAGCGGCGACGGATCGGTCTACGCGCTCGAGGAAGCCTGA